In Thermomonas carbonis, a single genomic region encodes these proteins:
- a CDS encoding alpha/beta hydrolase family protein: MNLRHAILPLALALSLPAVADAARGFEVRDMAYLDRHSSPTLSPDGRVLVFAKRVVDESTNKASTSLWMRNLVTRDIRPPSRLTPDGWNVNSPGFSADGKTVYFMSAKSGSMQLYSMPLAGGEPKRLTDTAVDVDGYKLSPDGTHVALALAVFPDCKADLDCTKKKLDEVEALKTTGKVFDRMFIRHWDTWNDGRLNRVFAAKLGGDMVRNATLLSGDIAGDIPSKPFGDLSDFAWSADGRQVAMSVRQANREEPWSTNFDIWLVNADGSAARNLTAKNPAWDAGPVFSADGKTLYYRAMQRPGFEADRFALMAMDLVSGSTKEIASKWDASADGITLSADGKWIYTTAQELGRHPLFRVSLANGEVESVVKDGSVSSFDLAGPTLAISRNSMKSGDVIYTSSDDGKAPLRAITPSAGEMLPDVAWGEYEQFNFIGWNNETVHGYVVKPWNYEAGKKYPVAFLIHGGPQGSFGDGWSYRWNPQTYAGQGYAVVMIDFHGSTGYGQKFTDSISGHWGDRPLEDLQKGWAAAQQRYAFLDGDKACALGASYGGFMVNWIAGVWQKPWKCLVSHDGVFDQRAMGYATEELWFTEWEQGGTPYGVPENYEQFNPVNHVKDWTVPMLVIHGQLDYRIPAEQGIAVFTALQRRGIESKFLYFPDENHWVLKPQNSVQWHDTVNGWLKQHIGQ; this comes from the coding sequence ATGAACCTTCGCCACGCCATCCTGCCGCTCGCCCTTGCGCTGTCGCTGCCCGCCGTCGCCGACGCTGCGCGCGGCTTCGAGGTGCGCGACATGGCCTACCTCGATCGCCATTCCTCGCCCACGTTGTCGCCGGATGGCCGCGTGCTGGTGTTCGCCAAGCGCGTGGTCGACGAGTCGACCAACAAGGCCAGCACGTCGTTGTGGATGCGCAACCTGGTGACGCGCGACATCCGCCCGCCGTCACGGCTCACGCCGGACGGCTGGAACGTCAATTCGCCGGGGTTCTCGGCGGACGGCAAGACGGTCTACTTCATGAGCGCGAAGTCGGGCTCGATGCAGCTGTATTCGATGCCGCTCGCGGGTGGCGAACCGAAGCGACTCACCGATACCGCGGTCGACGTCGACGGCTACAAGCTGTCGCCGGATGGCACCCATGTCGCGTTGGCGCTGGCGGTGTTCCCGGACTGCAAGGCCGACCTCGATTGCACGAAGAAGAAGCTCGACGAGGTCGAAGCGCTGAAGACCACCGGCAAGGTCTTCGACCGCATGTTCATCCGCCACTGGGACACGTGGAACGACGGCCGCCTCAACCGCGTGTTCGCGGCGAAGCTCGGCGGCGACATGGTCAGGAACGCGACGTTGTTGAGCGGCGATATCGCCGGCGACATCCCGTCAAAGCCATTCGGTGATCTCTCAGATTTCGCCTGGTCGGCGGATGGCAGGCAGGTCGCGATGAGCGTGCGCCAGGCCAATCGCGAAGAGCCGTGGAGCACCAACTTCGACATCTGGCTGGTCAACGCGGACGGCAGCGCCGCGCGCAATCTCACCGCGAAGAATCCTGCCTGGGATGCCGGCCCGGTGTTCAGCGCCGACGGCAAGACGCTCTATTACCGGGCGATGCAGCGCCCGGGCTTCGAGGCGGATCGGTTCGCATTGATGGCGATGGATCTTGTCTCCGGCAGCACAAAGGAAATCGCATCGAAGTGGGACGCTTCCGCCGACGGCATCACCCTGTCCGCCGACGGCAAGTGGATCTACACCACTGCGCAGGAACTCGGACGGCATCCGCTGTTCCGCGTCTCGCTAGCCAACGGCGAAGTGGAGAGCGTGGTCAAGGACGGCAGCGTGTCGTCGTTCGACCTCGCCGGGCCGACGCTGGCGATCTCGCGCAATTCGATGAAGAGCGGCGACGTGATCTACACCAGCAGCGACGACGGCAAGGCTCCCTTGCGCGCGATCACTCCGAGCGCGGGCGAGATGCTGCCGGACGTGGCTTGGGGCGAGTACGAACAGTTCAATTTCATCGGCTGGAACAACGAGACCGTGCACGGTTACGTCGTGAAGCCTTGGAATTACGAGGCCGGCAAGAAATACCCGGTCGCGTTCCTGATCCACGGCGGCCCGCAGGGCAGCTTCGGCGATGGCTGGAGCTATCGCTGGAACCCGCAGACCTATGCGGGACAAGGCTACGCGGTGGTGATGATCGACTTCCACGGCAGCACCGGTTACGGGCAGAAGTTCACCGATTCGATCAGCGGGCACTGGGGCGACCGCCCCCTGGAAGATCTGCAGAAAGGTTGGGCCGCGGCGCAGCAGAGGTACGCTTTCCTCGATGGCGACAAAGCCTGCGCGCTCGGCGCGAGCTACGGCGGCTTCATGGTCAACTGGATCGCCGGCGTCTGGCAAAAGCCGTGGAAGTGCCTGGTCTCCCACGATGGCGTGTTCGACCAGCGCGCGATGGGCTATGCCACCGAGGAGCTGTGGTTCACCGAGTGGGAACAAGGCGGCACGCCGTACGGCGTGCCGGAGAACTACGAACAGTTCAACCCGGTCAACCACGTCAAGGACTGGACGGTGCCGATGTTGGTCATCCACGGCCAGCTGGATTACCGCATCCCGGCGGAGCAGGGCATCGCCGTGTTCACTGCGTTGCAGCGTCGCGGGATCGAATCGAAATTCCTGTACTTCCCGGACGAGAACCACTGGGTGCTGAAGCCGCAGAACAGCGTGCAATGGCATGACACGGTGAACGGCTGGCTGAAGCAGCACATCGGGCAATGA
- a CDS encoding OPT family oligopeptide transporter, producing the protein MSSSGVKAAGPGTPQLTVRAVILAVVLAMILSAANAYLGLFAGLTIATAIPAAVVSMGVLRLLGGGTILENNIVQTGASAGSSIAAGVIFTIPALIILGYWQDFRYSWVLAIAGLGGLLGVLFSVPLRRSMIVEDPLPFPEGKAAAEVLKAGENPGPGLKILAFSAALGALIKAAAASGMKLIPDTAAGAGFFGKYLGYMGTNLSPALLGVGYIVGLNIGIVVLSGSILSWHIAIPIYHAMFQGTDPALAASIATAGAEEAAFAIWSTKIRYLGVGAMLIGGIWTLFSLRKSLLSGVRSGIAAARKGADTNIAETDRDLPMKWMLIALVIFVLPLALLYHAIVAADPSVTSPWAIGILMTIIMIIAGFLFVSVSAYLAGLVGSSNNPVSGITIATILFASVVLMLLLGRESPIGAVAAIMIGAVVCCAAAVGGDNLQDLKAGYIVGATPWKQQLMLGIGAFSCALIMAPVLNLLAQAYGIGAPTAEHPNSLSAPQATLMASVAKGMFGGELPWGIIAIGAGVGAVIIALDEWLKATGKTFRVPVLAAAIGIYLPLELMVPIFLGGLLAYLVERRHGMVGSADESARDRLHRPGTLFAAGLITGEALMGILIAIPIVATGRPDVIALPENLQFGKYVGLAILAVVAWLLYRTGAKANPNAA; encoded by the coding sequence ATGTCGAGTTCCGGCGTGAAAGCAGCAGGTCCCGGTACACCGCAGTTGACGGTCCGCGCAGTGATCCTTGCGGTGGTGCTGGCGATGATCCTGTCCGCCGCGAATGCGTACCTGGGCCTGTTCGCCGGCCTGACCATCGCCACCGCGATCCCCGCAGCGGTGGTGTCGATGGGCGTGCTGCGCCTGCTTGGTGGCGGCACCATCCTCGAGAACAACATCGTCCAGACCGGCGCATCCGCCGGTTCATCGATCGCCGCCGGCGTGATCTTCACGATCCCCGCGCTGATCATCCTCGGCTACTGGCAGGACTTCCGGTATTCATGGGTGCTCGCCATCGCCGGCCTCGGTGGCCTGCTCGGCGTGCTGTTCTCGGTGCCGCTGCGGCGCTCGATGATCGTCGAGGATCCTCTGCCGTTCCCGGAAGGGAAGGCCGCTGCGGAAGTCCTGAAAGCTGGCGAGAACCCCGGTCCGGGCCTGAAGATACTCGCGTTTTCCGCCGCGCTGGGCGCGCTGATCAAGGCCGCTGCCGCCAGTGGCATGAAGTTGATCCCGGATACCGCCGCAGGCGCCGGCTTCTTCGGCAAGTACCTCGGCTACATGGGCACCAACCTGTCGCCGGCACTGCTTGGCGTCGGCTACATCGTCGGGCTGAACATCGGCATCGTGGTCCTGTCCGGCAGCATCCTGTCCTGGCACATAGCGATCCCGATCTACCACGCGATGTTCCAGGGCACCGATCCCGCGCTTGCCGCCAGCATCGCGACCGCCGGCGCGGAAGAAGCGGCCTTTGCGATCTGGTCGACCAAGATCCGCTACCTCGGCGTCGGCGCGATGCTGATCGGTGGTATCTGGACGTTGTTCTCGCTGCGCAAGTCGCTGCTGTCCGGCGTGCGCAGCGGCATCGCCGCCGCGCGCAAGGGCGCCGACACCAACATCGCCGAGACCGATCGCGACCTGCCGATGAAGTGGATGCTGATCGCGCTGGTGATCTTCGTGTTGCCGCTGGCGCTGCTGTACCACGCCATCGTCGCGGCGGATCCCTCGGTGACCAGCCCGTGGGCGATCGGCATCCTGATGACCATCATCATGATCATCGCCGGCTTCCTGTTCGTGTCGGTGTCCGCGTACCTCGCGGGTCTCGTCGGCTCCAGCAACAACCCGGTGTCCGGCATCACCATTGCGACGATCCTGTTCGCCTCCGTCGTGCTGATGCTGCTGCTCGGGCGCGAGTCGCCGATCGGCGCCGTCGCCGCGATCATGATCGGCGCGGTGGTGTGCTGCGCGGCGGCGGTCGGCGGCGACAACCTGCAGGACCTCAAGGCCGGCTACATCGTCGGCGCTACCCCGTGGAAGCAGCAGTTGATGCTCGGCATCGGCGCGTTCTCCTGCGCGCTGATCATGGCGCCGGTGCTGAACCTCCTCGCGCAGGCGTACGGCATCGGTGCACCGACCGCGGAGCATCCGAATTCGCTGTCCGCACCACAGGCCACGCTGATGGCATCGGTGGCCAAGGGCATGTTCGGCGGCGAATTGCCCTGGGGCATCATCGCCATCGGTGCCGGCGTGGGTGCCGTGATCATCGCCCTCGACGAATGGCTGAAGGCGACCGGCAAGACCTTCCGGGTGCCGGTGCTGGCCGCCGCGATCGGCATCTACCTGCCGCTGGAATTGATGGTGCCGATCTTCCTCGGTGGTTTGCTCGCGTACCTGGTGGAGCGTCGCCACGGCATGGTCGGCAGCGCCGACGAGTCCGCGCGCGATCGCCTGCATCGCCCGGGCACGCTGTTCGCCGCAGGCCTGATCACCGGCGAAGCGCTGATGGGCATCCTTATCGCGATTCCGATTGTGGCGACGGGCCGTCCGGACGTGATCGCGCTGCCGGAGAACCTGCAGTTCGGCAAGTATGTCGGCCTGGCCATCCTCGCGGTGGTCGCCTGGTTGCTGTATCGCACCGGTGCGAAGGCCAACCCGAACGCCGCCTGA
- a CDS encoding peptide MFS transporter, whose amino-acid sequence MSAIIDNTRDDFLGHPKGVYVCFFTEMWERFSFYGMKALLLLYLTKYHLFSDTGGLNLLGAYGGLVYCLPVLGGLLADRWLGMRKAVVFGGVLLVLGHLGMAVEGEQARKVGDTIVRDDAALLVFYGSLALIIMGVGFLKPNISVIVGKLYADDDPRRDSGFSLFYAGINLGAMLASLVCGVLGETYGWKYGFGAAGVGMLAGLVMFLWGQKYLNGMAEPPSPERLRDRVAGIQREWAIYLATLLGLLPIAGLMWATGNDAFTLSIGVDLTLAQLLMLAVLAVVLAWFTRFVLRDCSPRERGQMLTLMALIFIALLFYTLYEQTYGSWVIFTDRLLTKDFFPSLVMADGLPFAYFVVCTLLLPAAFMLAIRWQSRSPGSRLPTLVFLGAAAVTLLMVIGMVILRPQTAGSLTFISGIFILCFAPLFSWLWSWLDRRGRNPGKPLKSVLGLLFGALSFLPLYLAAQGAGDAGTFASVWWLVLAYALLQVGEICLYPVGLSAVTQLSVPRVASLMMGTWFLATAFSELLAAKLGTLASIDDPGAIAEHSSAWTSAASTYGEYFWSLALGGLACTVLAAIALPWLNRGMHGVK is encoded by the coding sequence ATGTCCGCCATCATCGACAACACGCGCGACGACTTCCTGGGCCATCCCAAGGGTGTCTACGTCTGCTTCTTCACCGAGATGTGGGAGCGCTTCTCGTTCTACGGGATGAAGGCGCTGCTGCTGCTGTACCTGACCAAGTACCACCTGTTCAGCGACACCGGCGGCCTGAACCTGCTGGGCGCGTACGGCGGGCTTGTGTATTGCCTGCCGGTGTTGGGCGGTCTGCTGGCCGATCGGTGGCTGGGCATGCGCAAGGCGGTGGTCTTCGGCGGCGTGCTGCTGGTGCTGGGCCATCTGGGCATGGCCGTGGAAGGCGAGCAGGCACGCAAGGTCGGCGACACCATCGTCCGCGACGATGCCGCGTTGCTGGTGTTCTATGGTTCGCTGGCGCTGATCATCATGGGTGTGGGCTTCCTCAAGCCCAACATCTCGGTGATCGTCGGCAAGCTGTATGCCGATGACGATCCGCGCCGCGATTCCGGTTTCTCGCTGTTCTATGCCGGCATCAACCTGGGCGCGATGCTGGCCTCGCTGGTCTGCGGCGTGCTTGGCGAAACCTATGGCTGGAAGTACGGCTTCGGTGCCGCCGGCGTCGGCATGCTGGCCGGGCTGGTCATGTTCCTGTGGGGCCAGAAATACCTGAACGGCATGGCCGAACCACCATCGCCCGAACGCCTGCGCGATCGCGTCGCCGGCATCCAGCGCGAATGGGCGATCTATCTCGCCACCCTGCTCGGCCTGCTGCCGATCGCCGGCCTGATGTGGGCCACCGGCAACGATGCCTTCACCCTGTCCATCGGCGTCGATCTCACCCTGGCGCAATTGCTGATGCTGGCCGTACTGGCGGTCGTGCTGGCGTGGTTCACCCGCTTCGTCCTGCGCGACTGCAGCCCGCGCGAACGTGGGCAGATGCTCACATTGATGGCGCTGATCTTCATCGCGCTGCTGTTCTACACGCTGTACGAGCAGACCTATGGTTCCTGGGTCATATTCACCGACCGCCTGCTGACCAAGGACTTCTTCCCGTCGCTGGTCATGGCCGATGGCTTGCCGTTCGCGTACTTCGTCGTCTGCACGCTGCTGCTGCCGGCAGCCTTCATGCTGGCCATTCGCTGGCAGTCACGCAGTCCCGGTTCGCGCCTGCCCACGCTGGTATTTCTTGGCGCGGCCGCGGTGACCCTGCTGATGGTGATCGGGATGGTGATCCTGCGGCCGCAGACGGCCGGCTCGCTCACCTTCATTTCCGGCATCTTCATCCTCTGCTTCGCACCGTTGTTCTCGTGGCTGTGGAGCTGGCTGGACCGGCGCGGCCGCAATCCGGGCAAACCGCTGAAGAGCGTGCTGGGCCTGCTGTTCGGCGCGCTGTCGTTCCTGCCGCTGTATCTGGCCGCGCAGGGCGCGGGCGATGCCGGCACGTTCGCCAGTGTGTGGTGGCTGGTGCTGGCGTATGCGCTGCTGCAGGTGGGCGAGATCTGCCTCTATCCGGTCGGCCTGTCCGCGGTCACGCAACTTTCGGTGCCGCGGGTCGCCAGCCTGATGATGGGCACCTGGTTCCTGGCCACTGCATTCTCGGAGTTGCTGGCCGCCAAGCTGGGCACCCTGGCGTCGATCGATGACCCCGGCGCAATCGCCGAACACTCTTCGGCATGGACCAGCGCGGCATCGACCTATGGCGAGTATTTCTGGAGCCTGGCATTGGGCGGGCTGGCCTGCACCGTGTTGGCTGCGATCGCCCTGCCCTGGCTCAATCGCGGGATGCACGGCGTCAAGTAA
- a CDS encoding M13 family metallopeptidase, whose protein sequence is MPTTRPLAFALIVALAAGSAAPDSLAAKKPAAKKKAPAVALACSDFHAEANKAWLTANPMPPSGAISALGQLTARAQQQQRELLDAAMQSPQGNVQKLLGDFWASGLDEAAVERDGANPVAPLLQRIDGIRKPKDVAPAIAALHQVGIPALFNFSADLDLRALDRHVGYFSQGGLGLPDPAYYSRSDADTQALIARYADYIRKILTLTGIPAQDLERETALVLDLEKRIAASARPLVELRDPRTNFAPVATAGLGKQYRNLQLDAFLKAQGVNDDTVSMANPAMFAQLDTLVGSLKPAQWKTYLRWRVGDAMAPHLAKPWRDAAFDFRGKILLGQTEPAPRWQQVLDAINLAAGPMLGREYAARYLPDATRQQAMAVASQVRDALQRNVDNSTWLGETAKQEARKKIGKMGIEIGTPKRDLDYTVQPMGRGSFGSNMLIASTWRHREEMKRIGRGNAERRWDVLPQQPALAYDLAHNRLIVTAAMLQAPVFDPAMPLANQYGAFGALVGHELSHAVDGRGRMIDAGGNVRDWWTGAEAAAWDATAQRVIALYDGLTYPQLPAIKVNGRLTRDENVADLAGLELARAAFVTAEPTGGTTADKAFYTGWAQVWAQQVTAEEAQRRSLQDVRAPGQWRTNAPIMQQAAFGSAYGCKVGTPMQPKPEARISVFH, encoded by the coding sequence ATGCCGACCACGCGCCCGCTTGCCTTCGCCCTGATCGTCGCCCTCGCCGCCGGCAGTGCCGCGCCCGACAGCCTCGCCGCGAAGAAGCCGGCCGCAAAGAAGAAAGCGCCTGCGGTCGCGCTGGCCTGCTCGGATTTCCATGCCGAGGCCAACAAGGCCTGGCTGACCGCGAATCCGATGCCGCCGTCCGGCGCGATTTCCGCGCTCGGGCAGCTGACCGCACGCGCGCAACAGCAGCAGCGCGAATTGCTGGACGCCGCGATGCAGTCGCCACAGGGCAACGTGCAGAAACTGCTTGGCGATTTCTGGGCCAGTGGCCTGGACGAAGCCGCGGTCGAACGCGACGGCGCCAATCCGGTCGCACCGCTGTTGCAGCGCATCGACGGCATCCGCAAGCCGAAGGATGTGGCACCGGCGATCGCCGCGCTGCACCAGGTCGGCATCCCGGCGCTGTTCAATTTCAGCGCCGACCTCGACCTGCGCGCGCTGGATCGCCACGTGGGCTACTTCAGCCAGGGCGGCCTCGGCCTGCCCGACCCCGCGTACTACTCGCGCAGCGACGCCGACACACAGGCGTTGATCGCGCGCTATGCGGATTACATCCGCAAGATCCTGACCCTCACCGGCATCCCCGCGCAGGACCTGGAGCGGGAAACTGCGTTGGTACTCGATCTCGAGAAGCGCATCGCCGCCAGTGCGCGTCCATTGGTAGAACTGCGCGATCCGAGGACCAATTTCGCGCCGGTCGCCACGGCCGGGCTGGGCAAGCAATACCGCAACCTGCAACTCGACGCCTTCCTCAAGGCACAGGGCGTCAATGACGACACCGTGTCGATGGCCAACCCGGCGATGTTCGCCCAGCTCGATACGCTGGTCGGCAGCCTCAAGCCCGCGCAGTGGAAGACCTACCTGCGCTGGCGCGTGGGCGATGCGATGGCACCGCACCTGGCCAAGCCCTGGCGCGATGCGGCCTTCGATTTCCGCGGCAAGATCCTGCTCGGCCAGACCGAACCCGCGCCGCGCTGGCAGCAGGTGCTGGACGCGATCAACCTGGCCGCCGGCCCGATGCTGGGCCGCGAGTACGCCGCACGTTACCTGCCCGATGCGACCCGCCAGCAGGCGATGGCCGTCGCCAGCCAGGTCCGCGATGCGCTGCAACGCAACGTCGATAACAGCACCTGGCTGGGCGAAACCGCCAAGCAGGAAGCGCGCAAGAAGATCGGCAAGATGGGTATCGAGATCGGCACGCCCAAGCGCGACCTCGACTACACGGTGCAACCGATGGGCCGCGGCAGCTTCGGCAGCAACATGCTGATCGCCTCGACCTGGCGGCATCGCGAGGAAATGAAGCGGATCGGCCGCGGCAATGCGGAACGTCGCTGGGACGTGCTGCCGCAACAGCCCGCGCTGGCCTACGATCTGGCCCACAACCGGCTGATCGTGACCGCGGCGATGCTGCAGGCACCGGTGTTCGACCCGGCGATGCCGCTGGCCAACCAATACGGCGCGTTCGGCGCGCTCGTCGGCCACGAACTCAGCCATGCCGTGGACGGACGCGGCAGGATGATCGACGCCGGCGGCAACGTGCGCGATTGGTGGACCGGCGCGGAAGCGGCCGCCTGGGATGCCACCGCACAGCGCGTGATCGCGCTGTACGACGGCCTGACCTATCCGCAACTGCCGGCGATCAAGGTCAACGGCAGGCTCACCCGCGACGAGAACGTGGCCGACCTGGCCGGCCTGGAACTGGCGCGCGCCGCCTTCGTGACCGCCGAGCCGACCGGCGGCACTACCGCGGACAAGGCGTTCTACACCGGCTGGGCGCAGGTCTGGGCGCAGCAGGTCACCGCCGAGGAAGCGCAGCGTCGCTCGCTGCAGGACGTGCGCGCGCCGGGGCAGTGGCGCACCAACGCCCCGATCATGCAGCAGGCTGCGTTCGGCAGCGCTTACGGCTGCAAGGTCGGCACGCCGATGCAGCCGAAACCGGAAGCGCGGATCAGCGTGTTCCACTGA
- a CDS encoding rhomboid family intramembrane serine protease, whose product MPFNLPKITKLLLIANIAGFVLQWLLGDARMQLFELWPLGDSLYDPSGAAPSFMPWQLLTYGFMHDPSNLFHLAFNMLALVMFGAPLEYTWGERRFLTYYLVCVVGAGLCQLLVGSMAVSQGQEPYATVGASGGVFGLLLAYGMLFPNQRVMLLFPPIPMKARTLVILYGVFELSLGLTGLQPGVAHFAHLGGMLFGWLLIRYWRGQPPFGGRPKPPRLGCAS is encoded by the coding sequence ATGCCGTTCAACCTGCCAAAAATCACCAAGCTGTTGCTGATCGCCAACATCGCGGGCTTCGTCCTGCAGTGGTTGCTCGGCGACGCGCGGATGCAGCTGTTCGAGCTGTGGCCGCTGGGCGACAGCCTGTACGACCCGTCAGGTGCCGCGCCATCGTTCATGCCGTGGCAATTGCTGACCTACGGTTTCATGCACGATCCGTCCAATCTCTTCCACCTCGCGTTCAACATGCTGGCGCTGGTGATGTTCGGTGCGCCGCTTGAATACACCTGGGGCGAACGGCGCTTCCTGACCTATTACCTGGTCTGTGTTGTGGGTGCCGGCCTGTGCCAGTTGCTGGTCGGTTCGATGGCGGTGTCGCAGGGGCAAGAACCGTATGCGACCGTTGGTGCGTCAGGCGGCGTATTCGGCCTTTTGCTGGCATACGGAATGCTGTTCCCCAACCAGCGGGTAATGCTGCTGTTCCCGCCGATCCCGATGAAGGCGCGCACACTGGTGATCCTGTACGGCGTGTTCGAGCTGTCGCTTGGCCTGACCGGCTTGCAGCCCGGCGTGGCCCATTTCGCCCATCTCGGCGGCATGCTGTTCGGCTGGTTGCTGATCCGCTACTGGCGCGGGCAACCGCCGTTTGGGGGGCGTCCGAAGCCGCCCCGCCTCGGATGCGCATCGTGA
- a CDS encoding MGMT family protein, with the protein MPDKPARDTTVTDAPAADRILAAIRAVPHGSVAGYGHIAQRAGLPGRARLVARVLGQNKDSALPWHRILRSDGRIAFPARSPGFEEQSRRLRAEGVEVRNGRVRIAESDDSLDAAVWRPR; encoded by the coding sequence ATGCCGGACAAGCCTGCTCGAGACACGACTGTTACGGATGCGCCCGCGGCGGATCGCATCCTGGCCGCGATCCGCGCGGTGCCGCATGGATCGGTGGCCGGTTATGGCCATATCGCGCAACGTGCCGGCCTGCCCGGGCGCGCGCGGCTGGTGGCCCGCGTCCTCGGCCAGAACAAAGATTCCGCACTGCCTTGGCACCGGATCCTGCGCTCGGATGGACGCATCGCGTTTCCGGCGCGATCGCCGGGTTTCGAGGAGCAGTCCCGGCGCTTGCGTGCGGAAGGGGTGGAGGTGCGCAACGGGCGCGTGCGCATCGCCGAATCGGATGATTCGCTGGATGCGGCGGTATGGCGGCCGCGTTGA
- a CDS encoding inorganic phosphate transporter, protein MLTLVLVVIVAALVFEFINGFHDTANSIATVVATKVLTPGQAIMLAATTNLIGAFMGTAVAKTIASGLVDTEVVNVTSQVLICTLLGAIIWNLITWWRGLPSSSSHALIGGLCGAAFAASQNDWASLIWSKAGDGDWASNKGLLWKVVVPMVTSPLAGFLLGVGIITLLYLIIASLMKAGRPLSRLAKPRWVNAFFGKAQLVSAAYMGFAHGRQDAQKTMGIIALSIFGAQAAGTLDNLPAWLSFLHPDGGKDDIDSWVIATCALVMAAGTAAGGWRIIKTLGHKMVKLQTIDGFAAETASATILVTAAHFGMPVSTTHSISTAIMGVGFAKNPRKLKLGVIERIVWAWILTIPAAGGIAYGLWRLLDAVGWS, encoded by the coding sequence ATGTTGACCCTCGTGCTGGTGGTGATCGTTGCCGCGTTGGTGTTCGAATTCATCAACGGTTTCCACGACACCGCCAACTCCATCGCCACCGTGGTCGCCACCAAGGTGCTGACCCCGGGGCAGGCGATCATGCTCGCCGCCACCACCAACCTGATCGGTGCCTTCATGGGCACCGCGGTGGCCAAGACCATCGCATCCGGCCTGGTCGATACCGAGGTGGTCAACGTCACCTCGCAGGTGCTGATCTGCACCCTGCTGGGCGCGATCATCTGGAACCTGATCACCTGGTGGCGCGGCTTGCCCTCGTCGTCCTCGCATGCGCTGATCGGCGGACTGTGCGGCGCGGCGTTCGCGGCCTCGCAGAACGACTGGGCGTCGCTGATCTGGTCGAAGGCGGGCGATGGCGACTGGGCCAGCAACAAGGGCCTGCTGTGGAAGGTGGTGGTGCCGATGGTGACCTCGCCGCTGGCGGGCTTCCTGCTTGGCGTGGGCATCATCACCCTGCTGTACCTGATCATCGCCTCGCTGATGAAGGCCGGGCGGCCGCTGTCGAGGCTGGCCAAACCGCGCTGGGTGAACGCCTTCTTCGGCAAGGCGCAGCTGGTCTCCGCGGCCTACATGGGCTTCGCGCATGGCCGCCAGGACGCGCAGAAGACGATGGGCATCATCGCCCTGTCGATCTTCGGCGCGCAGGCGGCAGGCACGCTCGACAACCTGCCGGCATGGCTGTCGTTCCTGCATCCGGATGGCGGCAAGGACGACATCGACAGCTGGGTGATCGCGACCTGCGCGCTGGTGATGGCCGCCGGCACCGCCGCCGGCGGCTGGCGGATCATCAAGACGCTCGGACACAAGATGGTGAAGCTGCAGACCATCGACGGCTTCGCCGCGGAAACCGCCTCGGCCACGATCCTGGTGACCGCGGCGCACTTCGGCATGCCGGTGTCGACCACGCACAGCATTTCCACCGCGATCATGGGCGTCGGCTTCGCCAAGAACCCGCGCAAGCTCAAGCTTGGCGTGATCGAGCGGATCGTGTGGGCGTGGATCCTGACCATCCCGGCTGCGGGCGGGATCGCCTATGGACTGTGGCGTTTGCTGGATGCGGTGGGCTGGTCCTGA
- a CDS encoding DUF47 domain-containing protein, translating into MFSLQTIFGSGKQFYLLLDEAASAAYDSAKALHVMMKAADRQPALDEFKLARQRERAASDKIGQALVDSFITPIEREDIEALGSALYKIPKQVEKFADRYALATQHLEQIDFAPRAAMLEQAAGVVVEMVHELIRLDIDRMTALNDKLRSIENEADRLMLELYREIYSGKLDSLQMFLLKEFFEILEKAIDRCREAGVVAYQIVLKNS; encoded by the coding sequence ATGTTCTCCCTGCAGACGATTTTCGGTTCCGGCAAGCAGTTCTACCTCTTGCTGGACGAAGCGGCCTCGGCCGCCTACGACAGCGCCAAGGCGCTGCACGTGATGATGAAAGCGGCCGACCGCCAACCCGCGCTGGACGAGTTCAAGCTTGCGAGGCAGCGCGAGCGCGCCGCGTCGGACAAGATCGGCCAGGCCCTGGTCGACAGCTTCATCACCCCGATCGAGCGCGAGGACATCGAAGCACTGGGTTCGGCGCTGTACAAGATCCCCAAGCAGGTCGAGAAGTTCGCCGATCGCTACGCGCTGGCCACCCAGCACCTGGAGCAGATCGATTTCGCCCCGCGTGCGGCGATGCTGGAGCAGGCCGCGGGCGTGGTAGTGGAAATGGTCCATGAACTGATACGCCTCGACATCGACCGGATGACCGCGCTCAACGACAAGCTGCGCTCGATCGAGAACGAAGCCGACCGCCTGATGCTGGAGCTGTACCGGGAAATCTATTCCGGCAAGCTGGACAGCCTGCAGATGTTCCTGCTCAAGGAGTTCTTCGAGATCCTGGAGAAGGCCATCGACCGTTGCCGCGAGGCCGGCGTGGTGGCCTACCAGATCGTCCTCAAGAACAGCTGA